In the Telopea speciosissima isolate NSW1024214 ecotype Mountain lineage chromosome 2, Tspe_v1, whole genome shotgun sequence genome, one interval contains:
- the LOC122652622 gene encoding uncharacterized protein LOC122652622 isoform X1, protein MENSLAEEPDIPGISKKPRSLDLQSLYVEKSRGSVEEAEDRVLKRKRKSPLENVESSLGHGKRKRKSRKEVSLRSFEPADKKSRNSSNAVSGSGLSLGSSAFNKPPLKLSRFVLHQKTQGKKKNDHSLGVGNQQNLSSLSVISASLDDKIPKRPRGLSRRKKFQSNHVSEQVGTSSSKVSSDAGIIKLISDSVTPKITSQGKQKKTSDDFKENGSSRTNLTRRLKAEDGGSSRHNGDPTLKTAHRNQGKRRKSAPKKKNPADEIELLVSNSAKTCRDLQEDDEENLEQNAARMLSSRFDPSCTGFTGNNKASSTSQSRNGLSLSPSFCQKLVAPAMYNSAGFASTSSDAAGRVLRPRKQHKEKGFVRKRRHFYEIFSRDLDAYWVLNRRIKVFWPLDQSWYFGRVTNYDPERKLHHVKYDDRDEEWINLHNERFKLLLLTSEVPGKSGSEISEQGGKSAEYLDENVNIEDGNCTGSYMDSEPIISWLARSTHRIKSSPTGSMKKQKTLCQAKKSVQQMLSDDNPRGRCLGVDSSRTDAVRSHGKSMLEDRPAQGEISEKSTMASTAYPNDRKPPFVYFRRRFCKRGRGLGNYPEESSECRGLAVSVSFLASVVDQVGDLEESDVTLQRSCQKALTDLDRDTSLWSGENELLKSTFQMMKLKQGKLKLNFPLHRLFYNHVFNAEFLWLYPALVLLHFGMVVLVWPNVQLEMFFVDNVVGLRFMLFEGCLIQAVAFICLVLNAFHQPDEHRRLVDLQLPVTSIRFKLSGFHNIGKKFVFVVYNFLEVKNSKWMYLDCKLKKHCSVTKQLPLVECTHDNIKAFQSGYGRLVPLVPEEPIMHEGLHRKSRQGIMHMGVSKESVCINTNCSSSNFNERHRRLPPFVLSFAAAPSFFFRLHLKLLMDNNVASMSFQNHNSISLLEGPENGGRVMGDDCSAVEDLSKQVREVTLENNVEVALSDAAGSTWLSCDNPKVAIDALSISNDGDWIKSSRKYLNSELNVTGTSVGPQGSGKEVDGIVLPQRCPPQHSVSERSVVKSWASVSENHSSPDRSETGYFSCLNGVSVQIPAHSQIDSQACDEGTPNSQQPMCDLPWNMKDFGIRSPNPTAPRSVWQRNRHRVGSSSFGRSKIWMEEGSDFVCNGFGNGSRKPRTQVSYVSPFGGYDLSSKPRSHLRKGRPHKRIRNVNENMVTDGFGSPQRCTELLSCEANLLITTGDRGWRECGAQIVLEFVDHKDWRLLVKVSGVAKYSFKAHQFLQPGTTNRYTHVMMWKGGKDWTLEFPDRSQWTLFREMHEECYNRNIRAATVKNIPIPGVRIIEEDNDLSVQTPFVHSSPKYFRQVENDVEMALNPSHVLYDMDSEDEDWISRFHASSGIVGHNLLGISEEMFERTMDMFEKVAHSQQHDDFTMGEIEELMVGVGPSSVIEAIHEHWLQKRRTKGMPLIRQFQPPLWERYQQRMKDWELAVNRGNNFPNGCKKATVEKPPMFAFCLRPRGLELPNKGPKHRSQRKFTASGWHSNAFSRDQDGVQVFGRKLNGHMFGEDRSVVTGHNHESSDTSTWLQTSTRVLSPRDAVSTGYLSMSSDGAERNQYSKLKRNKSKKIGTFLFPNDSQVAAVPYNQRLTNRRNEACRWNMGLPGWPSQKQYQPESSQRQRVEQLGCSDLDEFRLRDASGAAQHASNMAKLKWEKAQRLVYRADLAIHKAVVALMTAEAIKEAEKESMEDG, encoded by the exons ATGGAAAACAGCTTAGCAGAAGAACCTGATATCCCTGGAATTTCAAAAAAACCGAGATCTTTGGATCTTCAAAGCCTCTATGTTGAGAAGTCCAGAGGTTCCGTGGAAGAGGCCGAAGATAGGGTCCTAAAGAGGAAAAGGAAGTCTCCATTGGAAAATGTGGAGTCAAGTCTGGGGCATgggaagaggaaaaggaagagtAGGAAGGAGGTATCCCTTCGTAGTTTTGAACCGGCTGACAAGAAGAGTAGAAATAGTTCAAATGCAGTAAGTGGTAGTGGCTTGAGTTTGGGATCATCCGCGTTCAACAAACCGCCATTAAAGTTAAGCCGCTTTGTGTTACACCAAAAGActcaggggaagaagaagaatgatcaTTCCCTGGGGGTTGGGAATCAGCAAAATTTGAGTAGTTTAAGCGTTATTTCTGCCAGTTTGGATGATAAAATCCCAAAGCGTCCTCGAGGTTTGTCAAGGCGAAAGAAGTTTCAGAGTAATCATGTATCAGAACAGGTGGGAACTTCCAGTAGCAAAGTCAGTTCTGATGCTGGGATAATTAAGTTAATCAGTGATTCTGTCACCCCTAAAATAACTTCTCAAGGTAAACAGAAGAAGACTTCTGATGATTTCAAGGAGAATGGTTCCAGTAGGACTAATTTAACCAGACGGTTGAAGGCTGAAGATGGTGGCTCAAGCAGACATAATGGTGATCCAACCTTAAAAACTGCTCATAGGAACCAAGGAAAGAGGCGAAAATCAGCACCTAAGAAGAAAAACCCTGCTGATGAGATTGAGCTGTTGGTTAGCAACTCTGCCAAGACCTGTCGAGATTTGcaagaagatgatgaggagaATCTTGAACAAAATGCTGCAAGGATGCTCTCATCTCGGTTTGATCCTAGCTGTACTGGTTTTACTGGAAACAACAAAGCCTCGTCCACTTCTCAATCTAGGAATGGTTTGTCTCTTTCCCCTTCATTTTGTCAGAAACTTGTGGCTCCTGCAATGTATAATTCAGCTGGTTTTGCATCCACCTCTTCTGATGCTGCAGGTAGAGTGTTGCGACCTAGGAAGCAACACAAGGAGAAGGGTTTTGTGAGGAAAAGGCGCCACTTCTATGAGATATTCTCCAGAGATTTGGATGCTTACTGGGTTCTTAACCGGCGGATCAAAGTATTTTGGCCTTTGGATCAGAGTTGGTATTTCGGCCGTGTTACTAATTATGATCCTGAAAGGAAGTTGCATCATGTTAAATATGATGACCGTGATGAAGAATGGATTAATCTCCACAATGAGAGATTCAAACTCTTGCTACTTACCAGTGAAGTTCCTGGTAAGTCTGGTTCAGAAATATCAGAGCAGGGTGGTAAAAGTGCGGAGTACCTTGATGAAAATGTTAACATTGAGGATGGTAACTGTACAGGTAGTTATATGGACTCGGAACCCATCATCTCATGGTTGGCCAGATCTACTCATCGAATCAAGTCTTCACCAACTGGTAGTATGAAGAAACAGAAAACGTTATGTCAGGCTAAAAAATCTGTGCAACAGATGTTATCTGATGATAATCCTCGAGGAAGATGTTTGGGTGTGGATTCTTCTAGAACTGATGCAGTTAGATCACATGGTAAATCTATGTTGGAAGATAGGCCGGCTCAAGGAGAGATTTCTGAAAAGTCGACGATGGCAAGCACTGCATACCCCAATGATAGAAAGCCACCGTTTGTTTATTTCAGGAGGCGCTTTTGCAAAAGAGGGCGGGGATTGGGTAATTATCCCGAGGAGAGTTCAGAGTGCAGAGGTTTAGCTGTTTCTGTTTCATTTCTTGCCTCAGTTGTTGACCAGGTAGGGGATTTGGAAGAATCCGATGTTACTCTCCAAAGGTCTTGTCAGAAAGCTTTGACAGACTTGGACAGGGACACTTCATTGTGGTCTGGTGAGAATGAGTTGTTGAAATCAACCTTTCAGATGatgaaattaaaacaagggAAACTGAAGCTCAACTTTCCACTCCATCGGCTTTTCTATAATCATGTATTCAATGCTGAATTTCTTTGGCTTTATCCTGCTCTAGTGCTCCTTCACTTTGGTATGGTGGTGCTTGTGTGGCCAAATGTTCAGCTGGAGATGTTTTTTGTTGATAATGTTGTTGGGTTGAGATTTATGTTGTTTGAGGGATGCTTGATTCAGGCGGTAGCTTTTATTTGTTTGGTTCTTAATGCATTTCATCAACCTGATGAACATAGAAGGTTGGTGGATCTACAGTTACCAGTTACTTCAATCAGGTTTAAACTCTCAGGATTTCACAACATTGGAAAGAAGTTTGTCTTCGTGGTGTACAACTTCTTGGAGGTAAAAAATTCGAAGTGGATGTACCTAGATTGTAAGCTGAAGAAGCATTGTTCAGTAACCAAGCAGCTACCTCTTGTTGAATGCACACACGATAATATTAAGGCCTTTCAAAGCGGCTATGGTCGGTTAGTTCCTCTTGTTCCTGAGGAGCCCATTATGCACGAG GGTTTACACAGAAAATCTAGGCAGGGAATTATGCACATGGGAGTGTCCAAGGAATCAGTTTGTATTAATACAAACTGTTCATCTTCAAACTTCAATGAGAGGCACCGGAGACTTCCTccctttgttctttcttttgctGCTGCACCTTCATTCTTTTTTAGGCTGCATCTGAAGCTGCTGATGGATAATAATGTTGCTTCTATGAGCTTCCAGAACCATAATTCAATATCTTTACTAGAGGGTCCAGAAAACGGTGGTAGAGTGATGGGTGATGACTGCTCTGCTGTTGAGGATTTATCTAAACAAGTCCGAGAAGTTACCCTTGAGAATAATGTGGAAGTTGCTTTGAGTGATGCTGCCGGTTCAACGTGGTTGTCTTGTGATAATCCTAAGGTAGCGATTGATGCTCTCTCCATAAGCAATGATGGTGATTGGATAAAGTCCTCTCGGAAATACCTTAATAGTGAGCTTAATGTAACTGGAACTTCTGTAGGTCCACAAGGTTCAGGCAAGGAGGTTGATGGCATTGTCCTACCGCAAAGGTGTCCACCCCAACATTCAGTTTCTGAGCGTTCAGTAGTGAAGTCATGGGCTTCTGTTTCTGAAAATCATTCTTCTCCAGACAGGTCTGAAACTGGCTACTTTTCTTGTTTGAATGGTGTCAGTGTTCAGATTCCAGCTCATAGTCAAATTGACAGTCAGGCGTGTGATGAGGGAACACCAAATAGCCAACAGCCTATGTGTGATTTACCCTGGAACATGAAAGACTTTGGCATCCGCAGCCCAAACCCTACTGCTCCCAGAAGTGTGTGGCAGCGGAATAGACATCGTGTGGGTTCTTCGTCATTTGGCCGCTCAAAAATTTGGATGGAGGAAGGTTCTGATTTTGTCTGTAATGGCTTTGGGAATGGTTCTAGAAAACCAAGAACTCAGGTCTCATATGTATCGCCTTTTGGGGGCTACGACTTAAGCTCAAAGCCCAGAAGCCACCTCCGGAAAGGGCGTCCTCACAAAAGAATCAGGAATGTTAATGAAAATATGGTGACAGATGGTTTTGGAAGTCCTCAGAGATGCACAGAGTTGTTATCATGCGAAGCAAATCTTCTGATTACCACAGGGGACAGGGGTTGGAGAGAATGTGGGGCACAGATCGTGCTAGAATTTGTTGATCACAAGGACTGGAGACTCCTGGTAAAAGTTTCTGGTGTTGCAAAGTATTCATTTAAGGCGCATCAGTTTCTGCAGCCTGGAACCACTAATCGTTACACGCATGTCATGATGTGGAAAGGAGGAAAGGATTGGACATTGGAATTTCCTGACAGGAGCCAGTGGACCCTTTTCAGGGAGATGCATGAAGAGTGTTACAATCGGAACATTCGAGCTGCTACTGTTAAAAATATTCCAATCCCCGGGGTTCGCATAATTGAGGAGGATAATGATCTTTCAGTGCAAACACCATTTGTTCACAGTTCGCCAAAGTATTTTCGGCAGGTCGAGAATGACGTGGAAATGGCCTTGAATCCATCACATGTTCTATATGACATGGATAGTGAAGATGAGGACTGGATTTCAAGATTTCATGCTTCTTCCGGTATTGTTGGACATAACTTGCTCGGTATTTCTGAGGAGATGTTTGAGAGGACGATGGACATGTTTGAGAAAGTTGCACATTCTCAGCAGCATGATGACTTCACTATGGGCGAAATAGAGGAGCTTATGGTTGGAGTAGGTCCGAGTAGTGTAATTGAGGCAATTCATGAACATTGGCTGCAGAAAAGACGAACGAAGGGGATGCCTTTGATCCGGCAATTCCAG CCTCCTTTGTGGGAAAGGTACCAGCAGCGAATGAAAGATTGGGAATTGGCAGTTAACAGAGGCAACAACTTCCCCAATGGATGCAAGAAGGCTACGGTTGAGAAGCCACCTATGTTTGCATTTTGTTTGAGACCACGGGGCTTGGAATTGCCCAACAAGGGTCCCAAACATAGGTCACAGAGGAAGTTCACCGCGAGTGGGTGGCACAGCAATGCTTTCTCAAGAGATCAGGATGGTGTCCAGGTTTTTG GAAGAAAATTAAATGGGCATATGTTTGGGGAGGACAGATCTGTTGTTACTGGTCATAACCATGAATCATCTGATACTTCCACGTGGCTTCAGACATCTACAAGGGTATTATCACCCCGAGATGCAGTTAGCACGGGTTATTTGTCAATGAGCAGTGATGGTGCTGAGAGGAATCAGTATTCAAAATTGAAGAGGAACAAATCAAAGAAGATTGGAACATTTTTATTCCCCAATGATTCACAAGTGGCGGCTGTCCCATACAACCAGAGATTGACAAACAGGAGAAATGAAGCCTGCCGGTGGAATATGGGCTTACCTGGTTGGCCTAGCCAGAAACAGTACCAACCAGAAAGTTCCCAGAGGCAGAGAGTTGAACAGTTGGGTTGTTCAGATCTTGATGAGTTTAGGCTGAGGGATGCATCAGGTGCAGCTCAGCACGCATCCAACATGGCTAAACTAAAATGGGAAAAAGCTCAGAGATTGGTTTACAGGGCAGATCTTGCAATTCACAAGGCTGTGGTTGCCCTTATGACTGCTGAGGCTATAAAAGAAGCTGAGAAAGAATCCATGGAAGATGGGTAG
- the LOC122652622 gene encoding uncharacterized protein LOC122652622 isoform X2 — translation MENSLAEEPDIPGISKKPRSLDLQSLYVEKSRGSVEEAEDRVLKRKRKSPLENVESSLGHGKRKRKSRKEVSLRSFEPADKKSRNSSNAVSGSGLSLGSSAFNKPPLKLSRFVLHQKTQGKKKNDHSLGVGNQQNLSSLSVISASLDDKIPKRPRGLSRRKKFQSNHVSEQVGTSSSKVSSDAGIIKLISDSVTPKITSQGKQKKTSDDFKENGSSRTNLTRRLKAEDGGSSRHNGDPTLKTAHRNQGKRRKSAPKKKNPADEIELLVSNSAKTCRDLQEDDEENLEQNAARMLSSRFDPSCTGFTGNNKASSTSQSRNGRVLRPRKQHKEKGFVRKRRHFYEIFSRDLDAYWVLNRRIKVFWPLDQSWYFGRVTNYDPERKLHHVKYDDRDEEWINLHNERFKLLLLTSEVPGKSGSEISEQGGKSAEYLDENVNIEDGNCTGSYMDSEPIISWLARSTHRIKSSPTGSMKKQKTLCQAKKSVQQMLSDDNPRGRCLGVDSSRTDAVRSHGKSMLEDRPAQGEISEKSTMASTAYPNDRKPPFVYFRRRFCKRGRGLGNYPEESSECRGLAVSVSFLASVVDQVGDLEESDVTLQRSCQKALTDLDRDTSLWSGENELLKSTFQMMKLKQGKLKLNFPLHRLFYNHVFNAEFLWLYPALVLLHFGMVVLVWPNVQLEMFFVDNVVGLRFMLFEGCLIQAVAFICLVLNAFHQPDEHRRLVDLQLPVTSIRFKLSGFHNIGKKFVFVVYNFLEVKNSKWMYLDCKLKKHCSVTKQLPLVECTHDNIKAFQSGYGRLVPLVPEEPIMHEGLHRKSRQGIMHMGVSKESVCINTNCSSSNFNERHRRLPPFVLSFAAAPSFFFRLHLKLLMDNNVASMSFQNHNSISLLEGPENGGRVMGDDCSAVEDLSKQVREVTLENNVEVALSDAAGSTWLSCDNPKVAIDALSISNDGDWIKSSRKYLNSELNVTGTSVGPQGSGKEVDGIVLPQRCPPQHSVSERSVVKSWASVSENHSSPDRSETGYFSCLNGVSVQIPAHSQIDSQACDEGTPNSQQPMCDLPWNMKDFGIRSPNPTAPRSVWQRNRHRVGSSSFGRSKIWMEEGSDFVCNGFGNGSRKPRTQVSYVSPFGGYDLSSKPRSHLRKGRPHKRIRNVNENMVTDGFGSPQRCTELLSCEANLLITTGDRGWRECGAQIVLEFVDHKDWRLLVKVSGVAKYSFKAHQFLQPGTTNRYTHVMMWKGGKDWTLEFPDRSQWTLFREMHEECYNRNIRAATVKNIPIPGVRIIEEDNDLSVQTPFVHSSPKYFRQVENDVEMALNPSHVLYDMDSEDEDWISRFHASSGIVGHNLLGISEEMFERTMDMFEKVAHSQQHDDFTMGEIEELMVGVGPSSVIEAIHEHWLQKRRTKGMPLIRQFQPPLWERYQQRMKDWELAVNRGNNFPNGCKKATVEKPPMFAFCLRPRGLELPNKGPKHRSQRKFTASGWHSNAFSRDQDGVQVFGRKLNGHMFGEDRSVVTGHNHESSDTSTWLQTSTRVLSPRDAVSTGYLSMSSDGAERNQYSKLKRNKSKKIGTFLFPNDSQVAAVPYNQRLTNRRNEACRWNMGLPGWPSQKQYQPESSQRQRVEQLGCSDLDEFRLRDASGAAQHASNMAKLKWEKAQRLVYRADLAIHKAVVALMTAEAIKEAEKESMEDG, via the exons ATGGAAAACAGCTTAGCAGAAGAACCTGATATCCCTGGAATTTCAAAAAAACCGAGATCTTTGGATCTTCAAAGCCTCTATGTTGAGAAGTCCAGAGGTTCCGTGGAAGAGGCCGAAGATAGGGTCCTAAAGAGGAAAAGGAAGTCTCCATTGGAAAATGTGGAGTCAAGTCTGGGGCATgggaagaggaaaaggaagagtAGGAAGGAGGTATCCCTTCGTAGTTTTGAACCGGCTGACAAGAAGAGTAGAAATAGTTCAAATGCAGTAAGTGGTAGTGGCTTGAGTTTGGGATCATCCGCGTTCAACAAACCGCCATTAAAGTTAAGCCGCTTTGTGTTACACCAAAAGActcaggggaagaagaagaatgatcaTTCCCTGGGGGTTGGGAATCAGCAAAATTTGAGTAGTTTAAGCGTTATTTCTGCCAGTTTGGATGATAAAATCCCAAAGCGTCCTCGAGGTTTGTCAAGGCGAAAGAAGTTTCAGAGTAATCATGTATCAGAACAGGTGGGAACTTCCAGTAGCAAAGTCAGTTCTGATGCTGGGATAATTAAGTTAATCAGTGATTCTGTCACCCCTAAAATAACTTCTCAAGGTAAACAGAAGAAGACTTCTGATGATTTCAAGGAGAATGGTTCCAGTAGGACTAATTTAACCAGACGGTTGAAGGCTGAAGATGGTGGCTCAAGCAGACATAATGGTGATCCAACCTTAAAAACTGCTCATAGGAACCAAGGAAAGAGGCGAAAATCAGCACCTAAGAAGAAAAACCCTGCTGATGAGATTGAGCTGTTGGTTAGCAACTCTGCCAAGACCTGTCGAGATTTGcaagaagatgatgaggagaATCTTGAACAAAATGCTGCAAGGATGCTCTCATCTCGGTTTGATCCTAGCTGTACTGGTTTTACTGGAAACAACAAAGCCTCGTCCACTTCTCAATCTAGGAATG GTAGAGTGTTGCGACCTAGGAAGCAACACAAGGAGAAGGGTTTTGTGAGGAAAAGGCGCCACTTCTATGAGATATTCTCCAGAGATTTGGATGCTTACTGGGTTCTTAACCGGCGGATCAAAGTATTTTGGCCTTTGGATCAGAGTTGGTATTTCGGCCGTGTTACTAATTATGATCCTGAAAGGAAGTTGCATCATGTTAAATATGATGACCGTGATGAAGAATGGATTAATCTCCACAATGAGAGATTCAAACTCTTGCTACTTACCAGTGAAGTTCCTGGTAAGTCTGGTTCAGAAATATCAGAGCAGGGTGGTAAAAGTGCGGAGTACCTTGATGAAAATGTTAACATTGAGGATGGTAACTGTACAGGTAGTTATATGGACTCGGAACCCATCATCTCATGGTTGGCCAGATCTACTCATCGAATCAAGTCTTCACCAACTGGTAGTATGAAGAAACAGAAAACGTTATGTCAGGCTAAAAAATCTGTGCAACAGATGTTATCTGATGATAATCCTCGAGGAAGATGTTTGGGTGTGGATTCTTCTAGAACTGATGCAGTTAGATCACATGGTAAATCTATGTTGGAAGATAGGCCGGCTCAAGGAGAGATTTCTGAAAAGTCGACGATGGCAAGCACTGCATACCCCAATGATAGAAAGCCACCGTTTGTTTATTTCAGGAGGCGCTTTTGCAAAAGAGGGCGGGGATTGGGTAATTATCCCGAGGAGAGTTCAGAGTGCAGAGGTTTAGCTGTTTCTGTTTCATTTCTTGCCTCAGTTGTTGACCAGGTAGGGGATTTGGAAGAATCCGATGTTACTCTCCAAAGGTCTTGTCAGAAAGCTTTGACAGACTTGGACAGGGACACTTCATTGTGGTCTGGTGAGAATGAGTTGTTGAAATCAACCTTTCAGATGatgaaattaaaacaagggAAACTGAAGCTCAACTTTCCACTCCATCGGCTTTTCTATAATCATGTATTCAATGCTGAATTTCTTTGGCTTTATCCTGCTCTAGTGCTCCTTCACTTTGGTATGGTGGTGCTTGTGTGGCCAAATGTTCAGCTGGAGATGTTTTTTGTTGATAATGTTGTTGGGTTGAGATTTATGTTGTTTGAGGGATGCTTGATTCAGGCGGTAGCTTTTATTTGTTTGGTTCTTAATGCATTTCATCAACCTGATGAACATAGAAGGTTGGTGGATCTACAGTTACCAGTTACTTCAATCAGGTTTAAACTCTCAGGATTTCACAACATTGGAAAGAAGTTTGTCTTCGTGGTGTACAACTTCTTGGAGGTAAAAAATTCGAAGTGGATGTACCTAGATTGTAAGCTGAAGAAGCATTGTTCAGTAACCAAGCAGCTACCTCTTGTTGAATGCACACACGATAATATTAAGGCCTTTCAAAGCGGCTATGGTCGGTTAGTTCCTCTTGTTCCTGAGGAGCCCATTATGCACGAG GGTTTACACAGAAAATCTAGGCAGGGAATTATGCACATGGGAGTGTCCAAGGAATCAGTTTGTATTAATACAAACTGTTCATCTTCAAACTTCAATGAGAGGCACCGGAGACTTCCTccctttgttctttcttttgctGCTGCACCTTCATTCTTTTTTAGGCTGCATCTGAAGCTGCTGATGGATAATAATGTTGCTTCTATGAGCTTCCAGAACCATAATTCAATATCTTTACTAGAGGGTCCAGAAAACGGTGGTAGAGTGATGGGTGATGACTGCTCTGCTGTTGAGGATTTATCTAAACAAGTCCGAGAAGTTACCCTTGAGAATAATGTGGAAGTTGCTTTGAGTGATGCTGCCGGTTCAACGTGGTTGTCTTGTGATAATCCTAAGGTAGCGATTGATGCTCTCTCCATAAGCAATGATGGTGATTGGATAAAGTCCTCTCGGAAATACCTTAATAGTGAGCTTAATGTAACTGGAACTTCTGTAGGTCCACAAGGTTCAGGCAAGGAGGTTGATGGCATTGTCCTACCGCAAAGGTGTCCACCCCAACATTCAGTTTCTGAGCGTTCAGTAGTGAAGTCATGGGCTTCTGTTTCTGAAAATCATTCTTCTCCAGACAGGTCTGAAACTGGCTACTTTTCTTGTTTGAATGGTGTCAGTGTTCAGATTCCAGCTCATAGTCAAATTGACAGTCAGGCGTGTGATGAGGGAACACCAAATAGCCAACAGCCTATGTGTGATTTACCCTGGAACATGAAAGACTTTGGCATCCGCAGCCCAAACCCTACTGCTCCCAGAAGTGTGTGGCAGCGGAATAGACATCGTGTGGGTTCTTCGTCATTTGGCCGCTCAAAAATTTGGATGGAGGAAGGTTCTGATTTTGTCTGTAATGGCTTTGGGAATGGTTCTAGAAAACCAAGAACTCAGGTCTCATATGTATCGCCTTTTGGGGGCTACGACTTAAGCTCAAAGCCCAGAAGCCACCTCCGGAAAGGGCGTCCTCACAAAAGAATCAGGAATGTTAATGAAAATATGGTGACAGATGGTTTTGGAAGTCCTCAGAGATGCACAGAGTTGTTATCATGCGAAGCAAATCTTCTGATTACCACAGGGGACAGGGGTTGGAGAGAATGTGGGGCACAGATCGTGCTAGAATTTGTTGATCACAAGGACTGGAGACTCCTGGTAAAAGTTTCTGGTGTTGCAAAGTATTCATTTAAGGCGCATCAGTTTCTGCAGCCTGGAACCACTAATCGTTACACGCATGTCATGATGTGGAAAGGAGGAAAGGATTGGACATTGGAATTTCCTGACAGGAGCCAGTGGACCCTTTTCAGGGAGATGCATGAAGAGTGTTACAATCGGAACATTCGAGCTGCTACTGTTAAAAATATTCCAATCCCCGGGGTTCGCATAATTGAGGAGGATAATGATCTTTCAGTGCAAACACCATTTGTTCACAGTTCGCCAAAGTATTTTCGGCAGGTCGAGAATGACGTGGAAATGGCCTTGAATCCATCACATGTTCTATATGACATGGATAGTGAAGATGAGGACTGGATTTCAAGATTTCATGCTTCTTCCGGTATTGTTGGACATAACTTGCTCGGTATTTCTGAGGAGATGTTTGAGAGGACGATGGACATGTTTGAGAAAGTTGCACATTCTCAGCAGCATGATGACTTCACTATGGGCGAAATAGAGGAGCTTATGGTTGGAGTAGGTCCGAGTAGTGTAATTGAGGCAATTCATGAACATTGGCTGCAGAAAAGACGAACGAAGGGGATGCCTTTGATCCGGCAATTCCAG CCTCCTTTGTGGGAAAGGTACCAGCAGCGAATGAAAGATTGGGAATTGGCAGTTAACAGAGGCAACAACTTCCCCAATGGATGCAAGAAGGCTACGGTTGAGAAGCCACCTATGTTTGCATTTTGTTTGAGACCACGGGGCTTGGAATTGCCCAACAAGGGTCCCAAACATAGGTCACAGAGGAAGTTCACCGCGAGTGGGTGGCACAGCAATGCTTTCTCAAGAGATCAGGATGGTGTCCAGGTTTTTG GAAGAAAATTAAATGGGCATATGTTTGGGGAGGACAGATCTGTTGTTACTGGTCATAACCATGAATCATCTGATACTTCCACGTGGCTTCAGACATCTACAAGGGTATTATCACCCCGAGATGCAGTTAGCACGGGTTATTTGTCAATGAGCAGTGATGGTGCTGAGAGGAATCAGTATTCAAAATTGAAGAGGAACAAATCAAAGAAGATTGGAACATTTTTATTCCCCAATGATTCACAAGTGGCGGCTGTCCCATACAACCAGAGATTGACAAACAGGAGAAATGAAGCCTGCCGGTGGAATATGGGCTTACCTGGTTGGCCTAGCCAGAAACAGTACCAACCAGAAAGTTCCCAGAGGCAGAGAGTTGAACAGTTGGGTTGTTCAGATCTTGATGAGTTTAGGCTGAGGGATGCATCAGGTGCAGCTCAGCACGCATCCAACATGGCTAAACTAAAATGGGAAAAAGCTCAGAGATTGGTTTACAGGGCAGATCTTGCAATTCACAAGGCTGTGGTTGCCCTTATGACTGCTGAGGCTATAAAAGAAGCTGAGAAAGAATCCATGGAAGATGGGTAG